A genomic stretch from Georgenia muralis includes:
- a CDS encoding acyl-CoA dehydrogenase family protein, whose translation MPLLDQLDTFVTDVLAPRAAEIDETAEFPQDVISAAAQIGLQRVLIGDDGTLDPSRAPLVHEISERLAMHSMASAVAIANAHLTTYLLLKYAPAELTERWVEPTLTGETFGAFAITEAHAGTDVRGMASVARRDGDDYLLTGEKAWVGYAPNASFAIVLAKEGTAERDAPMVALVVDTASPGVTGAPGPAFSGLRGMSNGTLSFDDVRVPAWSRLSVEGFGGMMDGLNLARIDAASYACGLLRGALVASTERAARRTAFGRPLGDLQAIQAKIGRMATDYQAARALTARAAASFAAGDGGDQDVISMAKLFTSEAARRHTDAAVQIHGAEGMVRSSWVNRLDRDAKVTQIFDGTSEIHETMLGRRAVRLTAAGGDLGAFLGREQ comes from the coding sequence ATGCCCCTGCTCGACCAGCTCGACACGTTCGTCACCGACGTCCTCGCCCCCCGCGCCGCCGAGATCGACGAGACGGCCGAGTTCCCGCAGGACGTCATCAGCGCCGCCGCGCAGATCGGCCTGCAGCGGGTGCTCATCGGCGACGACGGGACGCTCGACCCGAGCCGCGCCCCGCTCGTGCACGAGATCTCCGAGCGTCTGGCGATGCACTCGATGGCCTCCGCCGTCGCGATCGCCAACGCCCACCTCACCACCTACCTCCTCCTCAAGTACGCCCCGGCCGAGCTCACCGAGCGGTGGGTCGAGCCCACCCTCACCGGGGAGACGTTCGGCGCCTTCGCCATCACCGAGGCCCACGCCGGCACCGACGTGCGCGGGATGGCCTCGGTGGCCCGCCGGGACGGCGACGACTACCTCCTCACCGGGGAGAAGGCCTGGGTCGGGTACGCCCCGAACGCCTCCTTCGCGATCGTCCTGGCCAAGGAGGGCACCGCCGAGCGGGACGCCCCGATGGTCGCCCTCGTCGTGGACACCGCGTCACCCGGCGTCACCGGCGCCCCCGGCCCGGCGTTCTCCGGGCTGCGCGGCATGTCCAACGGCACCCTCTCCTTCGACGACGTCCGGGTGCCCGCCTGGTCGCGACTGTCCGTCGAGGGCTTCGGCGGGATGATGGACGGGCTCAACCTCGCCCGGATCGACGCCGCGTCCTACGCGTGCGGCCTGCTGCGCGGCGCCCTCGTGGCCTCCACCGAGCGGGCCGCGCGCCGCACCGCCTTCGGCCGGCCGCTGGGCGACCTCCAGGCGATCCAGGCCAAGATCGGCCGGATGGCCACCGACTACCAGGCGGCCCGGGCGCTGACCGCCCGGGCCGCGGCGAGCTTCGCCGCCGGCGACGGCGGCGACCAGGACGTCATCTCCATGGCCAAGCTGTTCACCTCCGAGGCCGCCCGCCGCCACACCGACGCCGCCGTGCAGATCCACGGCGCCGAGGGCATGGTGCGCTCGTCCTGGGTGAACCGGCTCGACCGCGACGCCAAGGTCACCCAGATCTTCGACGGGACCTCCGAGATCCACGAGACGATGCTCGGCCGGCGCGCCGTGCGGCTCACCGCCGCCGGCGGCGACCTGGGCGCGTTCCTCGGGCGCGAGCAGTGA
- a CDS encoding NAD(P)-dependent oxidoreductase, whose protein sequence is MKVLLPTAIPLDPELPDGVVAVAYDPAERVPAEHRDAGGVVIWGNPRPRLREMAADLPRLRWVQSLAAGPDAALSGGFADDVVLCGGAGLHDAPVTEHALALILALVRRLPASAAAQHEHRWARELGGRQPLHPGRPVTTLLGARVVLWGFGSIAQRLAGVLTSLGAEVRGIARSAGTRAGYPVTAVENAEAELAGADVLVLLLPGLPENEKILDARLLCALPAGAYVVNVGRGSTVDEEALREVLESGWLAGAALDVTETEPLPADSPLWDTHNLVITPHAAGGRPVGADELIAANLRALVDGGELRNIIAREPTARTTAAQP, encoded by the coding sequence ATGAAGGTGCTCCTGCCGACGGCGATCCCGCTCGACCCGGAGCTGCCCGACGGCGTCGTCGCCGTCGCGTACGACCCCGCCGAACGCGTGCCCGCCGAGCACCGGGACGCGGGCGGCGTGGTCATCTGGGGCAACCCGCGACCGCGGCTGCGCGAGATGGCGGCGGACCTGCCGCGGCTGCGGTGGGTGCAGTCCCTGGCCGCCGGGCCGGACGCCGCGCTCTCGGGCGGGTTCGCCGACGACGTCGTCCTGTGCGGCGGGGCGGGTCTGCACGACGCCCCGGTCACCGAGCACGCGCTCGCCCTCATCCTCGCGCTCGTGCGGCGGCTGCCCGCCTCCGCGGCGGCGCAGCACGAGCACCGCTGGGCCCGCGAGCTCGGCGGCCGCCAGCCGCTCCACCCCGGCCGGCCCGTCACCACGCTGCTCGGGGCGCGGGTGGTGCTGTGGGGGTTCGGCTCCATCGCCCAGCGGCTCGCCGGGGTGCTCACGTCCCTCGGCGCCGAGGTCCGCGGGATCGCCCGCAGCGCCGGCACCCGGGCGGGTTACCCCGTCACCGCCGTGGAGAACGCCGAGGCCGAGCTCGCCGGCGCTGACGTCCTCGTCCTGCTCCTGCCCGGCCTGCCGGAGAACGAGAAGATCCTCGACGCGCGGCTGCTGTGCGCGCTGCCCGCGGGCGCGTACGTGGTCAACGTCGGGCGCGGCAGCACCGTGGACGAGGAGGCCCTGCGCGAGGTGCTCGAGTCCGGCTGGCTCGCCGGCGCGGCGCTGGACGTCACCGAGACCGAGCCGCTGCCGGCGGACTCCCCGCTCTGGGACACCCACAATCTCGTCATCACCCCGCACGCGGCCGGCGGCCGGCCCGTGGGTGCCGACGAGCTCATCGCGGCCAACCTGCGGGCGCTGGTCGACGGCGGGGAACTGCGCAACATCATCGCGCGTGAGCCGACGGCCCGGACGACGGCTGCTCAGCCCTAA
- a CDS encoding MFS transporter, translated as MTRTFYSLRYFNYRLWFGGALVANVGTWMQRVAQSWLVLTVLTANDGFAVGVVTGLQFLPVLIFSPYAGVLADRLPLRRLLMTTQALQGVLAGALGALVLAGAAELWHVYVFAFLLGTVTSFDGPARQTFVSEMVPADSLPNAVGLNSTSFNVARLIGPAVAGFLIAAVGTGWVFVINAVTFAATILALGLMRVGELHELPHSPRGKGRVRDGLAYVRGRSDIMVILFVVGIVGSLGLNFQLTSAVMATEVFGRGAEEYGVLGSVLAIGSLTGALIAARRKRPRVRLVIIAAFGFGVASGLQALAPTFELYAAASALVGLSSLTMMTSANATVQMSTEPAMRGRVMSLYMMVFMGTTPIGSPLVGWIADTWGARWSVGVGAIASLVVAVIAALWARKTWEVEVHYSRTEHPHFSMVGPGERHVLEVERDAAVRAAAAQDRAAERQGRAEVRDALGASDAQQRSSSA; from the coding sequence ATGACGCGCACCTTCTACTCCCTGCGGTACTTCAACTACCGGCTGTGGTTCGGCGGAGCCCTCGTGGCCAATGTCGGCACCTGGATGCAGCGGGTGGCCCAGAGCTGGCTCGTGCTCACCGTGCTCACCGCGAACGACGGGTTCGCCGTCGGCGTCGTCACCGGCCTGCAGTTCCTGCCCGTGCTCATCTTCAGCCCCTACGCCGGGGTGCTCGCCGACCGGCTGCCGCTGCGCAGGCTCCTCATGACCACCCAGGCCCTGCAGGGCGTCCTCGCCGGGGCGCTCGGGGCGCTCGTGCTCGCCGGCGCGGCCGAGCTGTGGCACGTGTACGTCTTCGCGTTCCTGCTGGGCACCGTGACGTCGTTCGACGGGCCCGCGCGGCAGACCTTCGTCTCGGAGATGGTGCCCGCCGACTCCCTGCCGAACGCCGTCGGGCTGAACTCCACCTCGTTCAACGTCGCCCGGCTCATCGGTCCGGCGGTCGCCGGGTTCCTCATCGCCGCGGTGGGCACGGGGTGGGTGTTCGTCATCAACGCGGTCACCTTCGCCGCGACGATCCTCGCCCTGGGGCTCATGCGGGTGGGCGAGCTGCACGAGCTGCCCCACTCACCCCGCGGCAAGGGCCGGGTGCGCGACGGCCTGGCCTATGTGCGCGGGCGCAGCGACATCATGGTCATCCTGTTCGTCGTCGGGATCGTGGGTTCGCTGGGCCTGAACTTCCAGCTCACCTCCGCCGTCATGGCCACCGAGGTCTTCGGCCGGGGCGCCGAGGAGTACGGCGTGCTCGGATCGGTCCTGGCCATCGGCTCGCTCACAGGCGCGCTGATCGCCGCCCGGCGCAAACGTCCGCGGGTGCGGCTGGTCATCATCGCGGCGTTCGGGTTCGGTGTGGCGTCGGGCCTGCAGGCGCTCGCGCCCACGTTCGAGCTGTACGCCGCGGCGAGCGCGCTGGTGGGCCTGAGCTCGCTGACGATGATGACCTCGGCCAACGCCACCGTGCAGATGTCCACCGAGCCGGCCATGCGCGGGCGGGTGATGAGCCTGTACATGATGGTGTTCATGGGCACCACGCCCATCGGCTCGCCGCTGGTGGGGTGGATCGCCGACACGTGGGGGGCGCGCTGGTCCGTGGGCGTCGGGGCGATCGCCTCGCTGGTCGTGGCCGTGATCGCCGCGCTGTGGGCGCGGAAGACGTGGGAGGTGGAGGTGCACTACTCGCGTACCGAGCACCCGCACTTCTCGATGGTCGGACCGGGGGAGCGGCACGTGCTCGAGGTCGAGCGGGACGCCGCCGTGCGCGCGGCGGCGGCGCAGGACCGGGCCGCCGAGCGGCAGGGTCGCGCCGAGGTGCGCGACGCGCTCGGGGCCTCCGACGCGCAGCAGCGGAGCTCGTCGGCGTGA
- a CDS encoding DUF6221 family protein, producing the protein MDIARFLLERFAEDEAALRTMSQDAAHAPPATIRIRADRARAEAAAKREILALHECANDVWGFTGCLTCGNGADSTDGYPCPTIRALAAVYAKHPDDEAGSRRQT; encoded by the coding sequence ATGGACATCGCCCGCTTCCTCCTCGAGCGCTTCGCCGAGGACGAGGCCGCGCTCCGCACCATGTCGCAAGATGCCGCGCATGCGCCGCCTGCCACGATACGGATCCGCGCCGACCGGGCTCGCGCGGAGGCTGCGGCCAAGCGGGAGATCCTCGCGCTGCACGAGTGCGCCAACGACGTGTGGGGCTTCACGGGCTGCCTCACATGCGGCAACGGAGCCGATTCGACGGACGGGTACCCGTGCCCGACCATTCGCGCCCTCGCAGCCGTGTACGCAAAGCATCCCGACGATGAGGCAGGTTCCCGTCGTCAGACCTGA
- a CDS encoding MarR family winged helix-turn-helix transcriptional regulator, translating to MTSPAPDLATNLRVATLRLSRRLRRELVSSCTESQYAVLAALVHVGPLSPGELAERERVQAPSMTRTVAALEDVGLVARTKHPTDGRGVVVTITDAGREVVAETKRRRNAWLNQALAGLSEDERDTVARAAEILRRMTEG from the coding sequence ATGACTTCACCGGCCCCCGACCTCGCCACCAACCTGCGCGTCGCCACCCTGCGGCTCTCGCGCCGGCTGCGCCGTGAGCTCGTCTCCTCCTGCACCGAGTCCCAGTACGCCGTCCTGGCGGCGCTCGTCCACGTCGGGCCGCTGAGCCCGGGCGAGCTCGCCGAGCGCGAGCGGGTCCAGGCGCCGTCGATGACCCGCACCGTCGCCGCCCTCGAGGACGTCGGGCTAGTGGCCCGCACCAAGCACCCCACGGACGGGCGCGGCGTCGTCGTCACGATCACCGACGCGGGCCGGGAGGTGGTCGCCGAGACCAAGCGCCGCCGCAACGCCTGGCTCAACCAGGCCCTCGCCGGGCTCAGCGAGGACGAACGGGACACCGTGGCCCGGGCCGCCGAGATCCTGAGGAGGATGACCGAGGGATGA
- a CDS encoding Fic family protein — protein MDIASFSEASPGVLVPISGVDPRRGGWEHRAFLPDPLPEHTPPLDPKTYLAVANARAALAALDSTARQLPHPQLLRRPTLQTEAQSTSALEGTYAPLADVLTADEENPGTSNLREVLNYVKMADAAFDSLQDGRPLTLSTLSALQRILVAGTASETPASGAIRNMQVVIGRREGAAVNDLPVTAARFVPPPPGDDLQARLQDLLRWMSEDRSEEMDPVVSAAMAHYQFEALHPFNDGNGRIGRLLIVIHLLMSGILAEPTLSVSPWFEVRRSDYYDRLLAVSTSGQWDGYISFFAQGLRESALKTRDQMLALVHVQGQLKELVRASKLRADTAQALVDYAVGHISFTVRTVERDLHISYGRANGLIGQLVQLGVLAPLDPEGTYRRRFYAPEVLRTLIG, from the coding sequence GTGGACATCGCCAGCTTCAGCGAAGCTTCGCCAGGTGTGCTCGTGCCCATCTCCGGCGTTGATCCGCGCCGAGGTGGATGGGAGCACCGAGCGTTTCTGCCGGATCCATTGCCGGAGCACACCCCACCTCTCGACCCCAAGACGTACCTTGCCGTAGCCAACGCACGTGCGGCTCTAGCCGCGCTGGACAGCACGGCGAGGCAACTTCCCCACCCCCAGCTCCTGAGACGGCCCACGCTCCAGACCGAGGCGCAAAGCACGTCCGCCCTGGAGGGCACCTATGCGCCCCTCGCCGACGTGCTGACCGCGGACGAGGAGAACCCGGGCACGTCGAACCTCAGGGAGGTGTTGAACTACGTCAAGATGGCCGACGCGGCCTTCGACTCGCTTCAGGATGGACGTCCGCTCACCCTGAGCACGTTGAGTGCATTGCAGCGGATCCTCGTCGCCGGCACCGCCAGCGAAACTCCTGCGTCAGGAGCGATCCGGAACATGCAGGTCGTGATCGGCAGGCGCGAAGGAGCTGCGGTCAACGATCTGCCCGTGACCGCTGCTCGATTTGTCCCTCCGCCTCCGGGCGACGATCTTCAAGCTCGTCTCCAGGATCTCTTGCGCTGGATGAGCGAGGACCGGTCCGAAGAGATGGATCCTGTCGTCTCGGCAGCCATGGCTCACTACCAGTTCGAAGCACTTCATCCATTCAACGACGGGAACGGCCGGATCGGCCGACTCCTCATCGTCATCCACCTCCTCATGTCAGGGATCCTCGCGGAACCGACGCTGTCTGTGTCCCCCTGGTTCGAGGTGCGGAGGTCGGACTACTACGACCGACTCCTCGCAGTGAGTACGTCAGGGCAGTGGGACGGCTACATCAGTTTTTTCGCCCAGGGTTTGCGTGAGTCCGCTCTGAAGACCCGCGACCAGATGCTCGCGCTCGTTCACGTCCAGGGCCAGCTGAAGGAGCTCGTCAGGGCATCGAAGCTCAGGGCGGACACGGCTCAGGCGCTCGTGGACTACGCGGTTGGACATATCTCATTCACGGTTCGCACTGTCGAACGTGATCTGCACATCTCCTATGGGCGAGCGAACGGATTGATCGGTCAGCTCGTCCAGCTCGGAGTCCTCGCGCCACTCGACCCTGAGGGAACGTACCGCCGCAGGTTCTACGCCCCGGAGGTCCTGCGGACCTTGATCGGCTGA
- a CDS encoding SDR family NAD(P)-dependent oxidoreductase, producing MSAHSGAPAGGALAEKVVLVTGATGGIGSATARAAAQAGARVAVHHLRDGERAGALAAALPGEGHVVVEADVTDPGDVEAMVGAVVDRAGALDVLVNNAGIMENQPFLTMDLTAWRRTTAVDLDGVFLCSRHAGAVMWEGDGGVIVNVASQLAFKGAAGYAAYVAAKAGVVGLTRALAREIGPRVRVCAIAPGPVDSPMTAPYQDMAWIAERTAPLVAGRLADPAEVAAAIVFLASDAASLMHGQTLHANGGGVLA from the coding sequence GTGAGCGCGCACAGCGGAGCCCCGGCGGGCGGCGCCCTGGCCGAGAAGGTCGTGCTCGTCACCGGCGCCACCGGCGGCATCGGCTCCGCCACGGCCCGCGCGGCCGCCCAGGCCGGCGCCCGGGTGGCCGTGCACCACCTGCGCGACGGCGAGCGCGCAGGCGCCCTGGCCGCCGCGCTGCCGGGCGAGGGGCACGTGGTCGTCGAGGCCGACGTCACCGACCCCGGCGACGTCGAGGCGATGGTCGGCGCCGTCGTCGACCGGGCCGGCGCCCTGGACGTCCTTGTCAACAACGCCGGGATCATGGAGAACCAGCCGTTCCTCACCATGGACCTGACCGCCTGGCGGCGCACAACGGCGGTGGACCTCGACGGGGTCTTCCTGTGCAGCCGCCACGCGGGCGCGGTGATGTGGGAGGGCGACGGCGGCGTCATCGTCAACGTCGCCTCCCAGCTCGCCTTCAAGGGCGCGGCCGGCTACGCGGCCTACGTGGCCGCCAAGGCCGGGGTCGTGGGGCTGACCCGGGCGCTCGCCCGGGAGATCGGCCCCCGGGTGCGGGTGTGCGCGATCGCGCCGGGGCCGGTCGACTCCCCCATGACCGCCCCGTACCAGGACATGGCGTGGATCGCCGAGCGGACCGCGCCGCTGGTCGCCGGGCGCCTCGCGGACCCCGCGGAGGTGGCGGCCGCGATCGTCTTCCTCGCCTCCGACGCCGCCTCGCTCATGCACGGGCAGACCCTGCACGCCAACGGCGGCGGGGTGCTCGCGTGA
- a CDS encoding TRAP transporter large permease, with translation MATIAISLLVLFAAIALLRVPIAYALILACLPFFLSNDRLSNELLVQRMYGGVDSFILLAVPFFVLAGAIMNAAKVTDRLLALAHALVGWVRGGLGMVNVATSMGFGGVSGSSTADVAGLGSILIPQMVRRGYSSGYAVGITAASAVIGTIIPPSIQMVVWGSLTNTSIGAMFLGGVIPGVLIGGGMMLVAYIEARRHNYPAEPRLPFRHVLKAFRDSVLALGMIVIVLGGIVGGFVTATEASVLAVLYALFLGLVVYRTISLRDLPRIFRESALLTALPLFALAAAAVFAYLLAFYRIPFLFEDVLAGVPGWAILWVVGLIFLVLGTFLDALPAMAIMIPVLAPAVTAAGVDPVQYGVVAVMMLAFGLITPPYGLCLLLASKIGRIPVVQAIGPMAPFGAVIVLTIVLAILVPGVVLWLPGLAG, from the coding sequence ATGGCGACGATCGCGATCTCCCTGCTCGTGCTCTTCGCCGCGATCGCGCTCCTGCGCGTGCCGATCGCCTACGCCCTGATCCTGGCGTGCCTGCCGTTCTTCCTCTCCAACGACCGGCTCTCCAACGAGCTGCTCGTCCAGCGGATGTACGGCGGGGTCGACTCCTTCATCCTCCTGGCGGTGCCGTTCTTCGTCCTCGCCGGGGCGATCATGAACGCGGCCAAGGTCACCGACCGGCTCCTCGCGCTCGCCCACGCCCTCGTCGGCTGGGTCCGCGGCGGGCTCGGCATGGTCAACGTGGCCACGTCGATGGGCTTCGGCGGGGTCTCGGGCTCCTCGACGGCGGACGTCGCCGGGCTGGGCTCGATCCTCATCCCGCAGATGGTGCGGCGCGGGTACAGCTCGGGCTACGCCGTCGGCATCACCGCCGCGTCGGCCGTGATCGGCACGATCATCCCGCCGAGCATCCAGATGGTCGTGTGGGGGTCGCTGACCAACACCTCGATCGGGGCGATGTTCCTCGGCGGGGTCATCCCCGGCGTCCTCATCGGCGGGGGGATGATGCTGGTGGCCTACATCGAGGCCCGCCGGCACAACTACCCCGCCGAGCCGCGGCTGCCGTTCCGGCACGTGCTCAAGGCGTTCCGCGACTCCGTCCTGGCGCTGGGCATGATCGTCATCGTGCTGGGCGGGATCGTCGGCGGGTTCGTCACCGCCACCGAGGCCTCGGTGCTCGCGGTGCTCTACGCGCTGTTCCTCGGGCTCGTGGTGTACCGGACGATCAGCCTGCGCGACCTCCCGCGGATCTTCCGCGAGAGCGCGCTGCTGACCGCCCTGCCCCTGTTCGCCCTCGCGGCGGCCGCGGTGTTCGCCTACCTGCTGGCGTTCTACCGGATCCCGTTCCTCTTCGAGGACGTCCTCGCGGGCGTGCCCGGCTGGGCGATCCTGTGGGTGGTCGGGCTGATCTTCCTCGTGCTGGGCACGTTCCTCGACGCCCTGCCCGCGATGGCGATCATGATCCCGGTGCTCGCGCCGGCGGTGACGGCGGCCGGGGTCGACCCGGTCCAGTACGGCGTCGTCGCGGTGATGATGCTGGCCTTCGGCCTCATCACCCCGCCGTACGGGCTGTGCCTGCTGCTCGCCTCGAAGATCGGCCGCATCCCGGTGGTGCAGGCGATCGGTCCGATGGCGCCCTTCGGGGCCGTCATCGTGCTGACGATCGTCCTGGCGATCCTCGTGCCCGGCGTGGTGCTCTGGTTGCCGGGCCTGGCCGGCTGA
- a CDS encoding CaiB/BaiF CoA transferase family protein: MSPTFLDEDRLPLAGVKVLDLAHLMQGPWAAEMLADLGAEVIKVEHVRGGERGRASGAVTAGGHSAMFLAMNRNKKSLAIDLKRPEGLAVARDLVAEADVLIQNFRPGAIERLGLGWEDVRAINPRLVYCSASGYGPGAGGRPGQDLLAQARSGGMWLVGGADAPPAPAGQFIADVHSASMLALGALAALHERSRTGRGRLVEVDLVGSMLHQMTQEIVAEDLAPGARRGPVPSSPYMEGPYGVYRTADGYLALSICPVPDLARALGRPELAEAFPTAQDAAARRDDLAVAVAAVLAERTTADLLDLLDSQGIWCSPVNDFAAMQADPVVGWENRHVRADHPEAGEILQVLNPLSLDGARLPVRATAPLLGEHTAEVLAAAGRSPDQVRHLVAEGVVTTGRTRA, translated from the coding sequence ATGTCACCCACCTTCCTCGACGAGGACCGGCTGCCCCTGGCGGGCGTGAAGGTCCTCGACCTCGCCCACCTCATGCAGGGCCCGTGGGCCGCGGAGATGCTCGCCGACCTCGGCGCCGAGGTGATCAAGGTCGAGCACGTGCGCGGCGGCGAGCGCGGCCGGGCCTCCGGGGCCGTCACCGCCGGCGGGCACTCCGCGATGTTCCTGGCGATGAACCGCAACAAGAAGTCCCTCGCGATCGACCTCAAACGCCCCGAGGGCCTGGCCGTGGCGCGGGACCTCGTGGCCGAGGCGGACGTCCTCATCCAGAACTTCCGCCCCGGCGCGATCGAGCGTCTGGGGCTGGGCTGGGAGGACGTCCGCGCGATCAACCCCCGCCTCGTGTACTGCTCGGCGTCGGGCTACGGCCCCGGCGCCGGCGGCCGGCCCGGGCAGGACCTCCTCGCCCAGGCCCGCTCGGGCGGCATGTGGCTCGTCGGTGGCGCCGATGCCCCGCCCGCCCCGGCCGGGCAGTTCATCGCCGACGTCCACTCCGCCTCCATGCTCGCCCTCGGCGCGCTGGCCGCCCTGCACGAGCGCAGCCGCACCGGCAGGGGCCGCCTCGTCGAGGTCGACCTCGTCGGGTCGATGCTGCACCAGATGACCCAGGAGATCGTCGCCGAGGACCTCGCCCCTGGTGCCCGGCGCGGCCCGGTCCCCTCCAGCCCGTACATGGAGGGCCCGTACGGGGTCTACCGCACCGCGGACGGCTACCTCGCCCTGTCCATCTGTCCCGTCCCGGACCTCGCCCGGGCGCTCGGCCGGCCCGAGCTCGCCGAGGCGTTCCCGACGGCGCAGGACGCCGCCGCCCGCCGTGACGACCTCGCCGTCGCCGTCGCCGCCGTCCTCGCCGAGCGCACCACCGCCGACCTCCTCGACCTCCTCGACAGCCAGGGCATCTGGTGCAGCCCGGTCAACGACTTCGCCGCCATGCAGGCCGACCCGGTGGTCGGGTGGGAGAACCGGCACGTCCGGGCCGACCACCCCGAGGCCGGGGAGATCCTCCAGGTGCTCAACCCCCTCTCCCTCGACGGCGCCCGCCTCCCGGTGCGCGCCACCGCCCCCCTGCTCGGGGAGCACACCGCGGAGGTCCTCGCCGCCGCCGGCCGGTCCCCCGACCAGGTCCGCCACCTCGTGGCCGAGGGCGTCGTCACCACCGGACGGACCCGCGCATGA
- a CDS encoding LacI family DNA-binding transcriptional regulator: MGRVTLNDVSARAGVSRATASLVVRGSGRISAATSARVREAMEELGYVYDRRAAGLRGTRSMTLGVVVTEIRNPFVSELVMALESDLHDGGYTVLVGHSHDEAAREAELLATMVERHVDGILLHPAQDSDPASVDRYTARSGTPLVLVMRHFGDDHHYVGPDNVAAGRTLGVHLRDIGVRSVQMVGGPANSSARRERLEGLRQGLGKGIELDPGERTATPTNYSDVGERAMAQVFDHGRLADAVVGFSDVVTMGMYSEMYRRGLVPGKDVAVASFDDIVMAGWLNPPLTSVATRPIAVGGEAAALLMEQIATPGPAQVRLLEPELRLRASTLSWRPRR; this comes from the coding sequence ATGGGGCGGGTCACCCTGAACGACGTCTCCGCGCGCGCCGGTGTCTCCCGGGCGACCGCCTCCCTCGTGGTGCGCGGCAGCGGCCGGATCTCGGCCGCGACCAGCGCCCGCGTGCGCGAGGCGATGGAGGAGCTCGGGTACGTGTACGACCGGCGGGCCGCCGGCCTGCGGGGGACGCGGTCGATGACGCTCGGCGTCGTCGTCACCGAGATCCGCAACCCGTTCGTCAGCGAGCTCGTCATGGCGCTGGAGTCAGATCTGCATGACGGTGGCTACACCGTCCTCGTGGGCCACTCCCACGACGAGGCCGCGCGTGAGGCCGAGCTCCTGGCCACCATGGTCGAGCGGCACGTCGACGGCATCCTCCTGCACCCGGCGCAGGACTCCGACCCCGCCTCGGTGGATCGGTACACCGCCCGCTCGGGCACGCCCCTGGTGCTGGTCATGCGGCACTTCGGGGACGACCACCACTACGTGGGTCCGGACAACGTGGCCGCCGGCAGGACGCTGGGGGTGCACCTGCGCGACATCGGGGTGCGCTCGGTGCAGATGGTGGGCGGCCCGGCGAACTCCTCCGCGCGCCGGGAGCGACTCGAGGGGCTGCGCCAGGGACTGGGCAAGGGCATCGAGCTCGACCCGGGGGAGCGAACCGCCACCCCGACGAACTACTCCGACGTCGGCGAGCGCGCCATGGCGCAGGTGTTCGACCACGGCCGGCTCGCCGACGCCGTCGTCGGGTTCTCCGACGTCGTCACCATGGGCATGTACTCCGAGATGTACCGCCGCGGCCTCGTGCCGGGCAAGGACGTCGCCGTTGCCAGCTTCGACGACATCGTCATGGCCGGCTGGCTCAACCCGCCGCTGACCTCGGTGGCCACCCGGCCGATCGCCGTGGGCGGCGAGGCCGCCGCGCTGCTCATGGAGCAGATCGCCACGCCCGGGCCCGCGCAGGTGCGCCTGCTCGAGCCCGAGCTGCGGCTCCGGGCGTCGACGCTGTCCTGGCGCCCGCGGCGCTGA
- a CDS encoding MaoC family dehydratase, giving the protein MSEQSTPAPGSTPEPGPLPALGATAGFRKTVTEADVVLFAGITGDFAPQHVDADYMSRHPLGERVAHGILTLGIASTAASALCAQEQLVAVSAGYDRLRFLRPVVLGDTVDCRYEVVAVDEGRRRASARVEVRNQRGEMCLAATHLLHCY; this is encoded by the coding sequence ATGAGCGAGCAGAGCACCCCGGCGCCCGGCAGCACCCCCGAGCCCGGCCCCCTGCCCGCGCTCGGCGCCACGGCGGGCTTCCGCAAGACCGTCACCGAGGCCGACGTCGTCCTCTTCGCCGGCATCACCGGCGACTTCGCCCCGCAGCACGTCGACGCCGACTACATGTCCCGCCACCCCCTCGGCGAGCGCGTGGCCCACGGGATCCTCACCCTCGGGATCGCCTCGACGGCGGCGTCGGCGCTGTGCGCGCAGGAGCAGCTCGTCGCCGTCTCCGCCGGGTACGACCGGCTGCGGTTCCTGCGCCCGGTGGTCCTGGGCGACACGGTCGACTGCCGCTACGAGGTGGTCGCCGTCGACGAGGGCCGCCGCCGCGCCTCGGCCCGCGTCGAGGTCCGCAACCAGCGCGGCGAGATGTGCCTGGCCGCCACCCACCTCCTGCACTGCTACTGA